In Hypomesus transpacificus isolate Combined female chromosome 25, fHypTra1, whole genome shotgun sequence, one DNA window encodes the following:
- the LOC124487197 gene encoding complement C1q tumor necrosis factor-related protein 4-like, translating to MKTAGTMLVLLCLSGTMAMPEFLADLKDRVEKLERDNQVLQTRLDVTEVNNDSRKVAFSASIILPVGPFNTDTTLVYPHVVTNIGGAYNPITGIFTAAVKGVYQFSFTGMDDRPTKGVSVALFKNEDQLMC from the exons ATGAAGACTGCTGGGACTATGCTGgtgctgctctgtctgtctgggacgATGGCCATGCCTGAGTTCTTGGCTGATCTGAAGGATCGAGTGGagaagctggagagagacaacCAAGTTCTGCAGACCAGACTCGATGTGACTGAGGTGAACAATGACAGCAGAAAGGTGGCCTTCTCTGCAAGTATAATTTTACCAGTGGGACCcttcaacacagacacaaccctgGTTTACCCCCATGTCGTCACCAATATCGGCGGAGCCTACAACCCAATCACTGGAATCTTCACTGCAGCAGTGAAAGGAGTCTAC CAGTTCAGTTTCACTGGCATGGATGATCGTCCCACCAAGGGGGTCTCAGTTGCCCTGTTCAAGAACGAAGATCAGCTGATGTGTTAG
- the chrnb1l gene encoding cholinergic receptor, nicotinic, beta 1 (muscle) like gives MKIGGRMGSLLVLVLGCLFLTLTAASESERRLHKKLFENYNLKVRPAQSWEEKVMVRVGMTLSQLVSLNEKNEEMTTNVFMNLAWTDYRLSWEPENYDNIDVLRIPPNKVWRPDIYLINNNDGQFDVALYVNVLVYSDGTINWLPPAIYRSSCSIEVAYFPFDWQNCTMVFRSYTYDASEVDLQYFLDDNGKEIQEIVIDENAFTENGEWAICHKPSRKNVREDLYEDITFYLIIERKPLFYIVNIIVPCILTMVLAIFVFYLPPGAGEKMTLSISVLIALTVFMLLLADKVPETSLAIPIIVNYVMFTMILVTCSVILSVVVLNLHHRSSSTHIMPHWVRKIFIHFLPKYLGMQRPETEERPAEEEEEPSNDTPLQSIGGRRLAGEYLFRKINPELVLPWRGRSESTVQLQKFFDSDNYCLVLPPDLKSAIAAVTYMAEQLRKQDTDDSMTGDWQYIALVLDRLFFWLFVIITTLGTLAMFLDASFNYTPDQPFP, from the exons atgaAGATTGGAGGAAGGATGGGTAGTCTCCTCGTGCTTGTGTTGGGCTgcctctttctcacactcactg CTGCGTCAGAGAGCGAGCGGAGGCTCCATAAGAAGCTGTTTGAGAACTACAACCTGAAGGTACGCCCGGCCCAGTCCTGGGAGGAGAAGGTCATGGTGAGAGTGGGGATGACCCTCTCCCAGCTCGTCAGCCTG AATGAGAAGAATGAAGAGATGACAACCAACGTGTTCATGAATCTG GCATGGACAGACTACAGGTTGTCATGGGAACCTGAGAACTACGATAACATTGACGTTCTCAGGATCCCACCCAACAAGGTGTGGCGTCCAGACATCTACCTCATCAACAA TAACGATGGCCAGTTTGACGTGGCCCTGTATGTCAACGTTCTGGTGTACAGTGACGGAACCATCAACTGGCTTCCTCCAGCCATCTACCGTAGTAGCTGCTCTATCGAG GTGGCGTATTTTCCTTTTGACTGGCAGAACTGCACCATGGTGTTCCGCTCTTACACCTACGACGCCTCAGAGGTGGACCTGCAGTACTTCCTGGATGACAACGGCAAAGAAATCCAAGAGATCGTTATCGACGAAAACGCCTTCACTG AGAATGGTGAGTGGGCCATCTGCCACAAGCCCAGCCGGAAGAACGTGCGGGAGGACCTGTACGAGGACATCACCTTCTACCTGATCATCGAGAGGAAGCCTCTCTTCTACATCGTCAACATCATCGTGCCCTGCATCCTCACCATGGTGCTGGCCATCTTTGTCTTCTACCTGCCCCCTGGAGCAG GTGAGAAGATgaccctctccatctctgtcctcaTCGCCCTCACTGTTTTCATGCTGCTGCTGGCTGACAAGGTCCCCGAGACCTCCCTGGCCATCCCCATCATCGTCAACTACGTCATGTTCACCATGATCCTGGTCACCTGCTCCGTCATCCTCAGCGTGGTGGTCCTCAACCTGCACCACCGCTCCTCCAGCACCCACATCATGCCCCACTGGGTCCGCAAG ATCTTCATCCACTTCCTGCCAAAGTACCTGGGCATGCAGCGGCCGGAGACGGAGGAACGTccggcagaggaggaggaggagcctagcAATGACACACCGCTGCAGAGTATTGGCGGCCGCAGGCTGGCCGGGGAGTACCTCTTCAGGAAGATCAACCCTGAGCTGGTCCTACCCTGGAGAGGCAG gagTGAAAGTACAGTGCAGTTACAGAAGTTCTTTGACAGTGACAACTACTGCCTGGTCCTCCCCCCGGACCTCAAGTCAGCCATTGCTGCTGTCACATACATGGCTGAGCAACTCAGGAAGCAGGACACAGACGACTCg aTGACAGGAGACTGGCAGTACATAGCCTTGGTGCTGGACAGACTGTTTTTCTGGTTATTTGTGATCATCACTACCCTGGGTACCCTGGCCATGTTCCTGGATGCCAGCTTCAACTACACCCCTGACCAACCCTTCCCctga
- the chrnb1 gene encoding acetylcholine receptor subunit beta: MAVQIRGWTRNDGVFDVALHVHVQAYSNGRVTWMPPALYCSSCGVKVTYFPFDWQNCTMVFHSYTYDASEIDLQLARDSKGNEIKEMLYDGGYSESGEWYIRHQPSKKNVRDDLYEDITFYLIIERKPLYYVFNIIIPCILITIIAIFNFYLPPDAGEKMGLSINVLLTLTVFLLLLADKVPETSLGVPIIVNYLMFTMILVTCSVILSVVVLNLHHRSPSTHHMPHWVRKIFLHLLPPYLGMLRPKVEPPLSLEKPLHRENSMAVSRRPAADEYFIRKPNTSFLFPKPNRYQSEGMCTDLRKFIDGPSHYLTLPPELKSAIQAITYIAEQLQAEKDFAALREDWQYVAMVVDRLFFWTFVIFTTVGTLGIFTNASFNHTPTDPFKYP; this comes from the exons ATGGCCGTGCAGATAAGAGGGTGGACTCG taaTGATGGCGTATTTGATGTAGCTCTCCATGTCCATGTCCAGGCCTATAGTAATGGGAGAGTCACCTGGATGCCCCCTGCCCTCTACTGCAGCTCCTGTGGGGTCAAG GTGACGTACTTCCCCTTCGACTGGCAGAACTGCACCATGGTGTTCCACTCCTACACCTACGACGCCTCAGAGATCGACCTGCAGCTCGCTCGGGACTCCAAGGGCAACGAGATCAAGGAGATGCTGTATGATGGGGGTTACAGTG AGAGCGGCGAGTGGTACATTCGTCACCAGCCCAGCAAGAAGAACGTGCGTGACGACCTGTACGAGGACATCACCTTCTACCTGATCATCGAGAGGAAGCCTCTGTACTACGTCTTCAACATCATCATCCCCTGcatcctcatcaccatcatcgCCATCTTCAACTTCTACCTGCCCCCCGACGCAG gggAGAAGATGGGTCTGTCCATCAacgtcctcctcaccctcaccgtgttcctgctgctgctggcggACAAGGTCCCCGAGACCTCCCTGGGGGTGCCCATCATCGTCAACTACCTCATGTTCACCATGATCCTGGTCACCTGCTCCGTCATCCTCAGCGTGGTGGTCCTCAACCTGCACCACCGCTCCCCCAGCACCCACCACATGCCCCACTGGGTCCGCAAG aTTTTCCTCCACCTGTTGCCCCCCTACCTGGGCATGCTGCGGCCCAAGGTGGAGCCCCCCCTGTCCCTGGAGAAGCCCCTCCACAGGGAGAACTCCATGGCCGTCAGCCGTCGACCTGCAGCAGACGAGTACTTCATCCGCAAGCCCAacacctccttcctcttccccaaGCCCAACAG gtaccAGTCGGAGGGCATGTGTACTGACCTGAGGAAGTTCATCGACGGGCCCAGCCACTacctcaccctgccccctgAACTCAAGTCAGCCATCCAGGCCATCACATACATTGCTGAGCAGCTGCAGGCAGAGAAGGACTTTGCGGCT TTGAGGGAGGACTGGCAGTACGTTGCCATGGTGGTGGACCGCCTCTTCTTCTGGACCTTTGTCATCTTCACCACAGTGGGCACCCTGGGCATCTTCACCAACGCCAGCTTCAACCACACTCCTACCGACCCCTTCAAATACCCctaa